In a single window of the Aminomonas paucivorans DSM 12260 genome:
- the istB gene encoding IS21-like element helper ATPase IstB: MSGPTHDRDTAVQTLCRDLKLPGVLRHYRNGIVPTDPKDYLQESLEAERTSRREKRLKNLLKGARLPYARTLSEYDFLRLPSLPKEQILSLAQGDFLRRRENLVLLGNSGTGKTHVAIGVAASCIAAGYAVRFTTALTLAQELLLAQDEHRLPRVLKSYDRYDLVVVDELGYLGLGPGGAPLFQFFAERYERKSVCITTNLEFGRWAEVFGDATLTEALLDRLTHHAHIFVFRGESYRFAQRSARTMTA; this comes from the coding sequence ATGAGCGGACCGACCCACGACCGGGACACGGCCGTCCAAACCCTCTGCCGGGACCTCAAACTCCCCGGGGTCCTGAGACACTACCGAAACGGCATCGTCCCCACCGACCCCAAGGACTACCTCCAGGAAAGCCTGGAGGCGGAACGGACCTCCCGACGGGAGAAACGGCTGAAGAACCTCCTGAAGGGAGCGAGGCTTCCCTACGCCCGCACCCTTTCGGAGTACGACTTCCTGCGCCTTCCCTCCCTGCCGAAGGAGCAGATCCTCTCCTTGGCCCAGGGGGACTTCCTTCGTCGCCGGGAGAACCTGGTTCTCCTGGGGAACTCGGGGACCGGCAAGACCCATGTGGCCATTGGCGTAGCCGCATCCTGCATCGCCGCAGGCTACGCAGTCCGGTTCACCACTGCCCTGACGCTGGCCCAGGAACTGCTCCTGGCCCAGGACGAACACCGCCTCCCCCGGGTGCTCAAATCCTACGACCGGTATGACCTCGTGGTGGTGGACGAACTGGGTTACCTGGGCCTGGGTCCCGGAGGAGCCCCCCTGTTCCAGTTCTTTGCGGAGCGGTACGAGAGAAAGAGCGTCTGCATCACCACAAACCTGGAGTTCGGCCGTTGGGCCGAGGTCTTCGGGGACGCCACCCTGACGGAGGCCCTCCTGGACCGCCTGACCCACCACGCACACATCTTTGTCTTCAGGGGGGAATCCTATCGGTTTGCTCAGCGCAGCGCCAGGACAATGACCGCCTAG